A single Carnobacterium inhibens subsp. inhibens DSM 13024 DNA region contains:
- a CDS encoding aromatic acid exporter family protein: MSISLRAVKIAFATTIAILLAQALNLEYSVSAGVIAILSVLDTKKSSVTTALQRVGSTILALGVATILFQLIGFNTIVFGVYLLTYIPLAYKLKVEVGIAPCSVLVSHLLLEQSTSISWITNEFLLMVIGAGIAIIFNLYMPSKESQLIHLKDEIEEKMKLVLLNFSLVLSKGQSNEKVELLLKELSKELIKAEKMAYMEANNQLLSQTSDYMIHYFDMRQQQVKVLAEMSVDLSVCSLPTKQNQILARLFQQTAEQLHESNPVIDLTKDITSLLSDFRDSALPKTREEFENRAALFVLLNDFTRFIQIKKDFFEQQ; encoded by the coding sequence ATGTCAATTTCTTTAAGAGCAGTAAAAATTGCTTTCGCAACAACTATTGCTATCTTGTTAGCTCAAGCCTTGAATTTGGAATATAGTGTTTCTGCTGGGGTTATTGCCATTTTAAGTGTGTTGGATACAAAAAAATCTTCAGTGACAACAGCTTTGCAAAGAGTGGGTTCTACGATTTTAGCTTTAGGTGTGGCAACCATACTTTTTCAATTAATTGGATTTAATACGATCGTATTTGGCGTGTACCTTCTCACCTACATTCCTTTGGCGTATAAATTAAAAGTAGAAGTAGGCATCGCACCGTGTTCGGTATTGGTTTCTCATTTATTATTAGAGCAAAGTACCTCTATTAGTTGGATTACAAATGAATTTTTATTAATGGTGATAGGAGCAGGAATTGCAATTATTTTTAATTTATATATGCCTTCAAAAGAATCTCAACTCATACATCTGAAAGATGAAATTGAAGAAAAAATGAAACTTGTTCTATTGAATTTTTCTTTAGTATTGAGCAAAGGACAGTCAAATGAAAAAGTAGAACTTTTACTCAAAGAACTTTCTAAGGAGTTAATAAAAGCAGAAAAAATGGCTTATATGGAAGCGAATAATCAATTGCTCAGCCAAACAAGTGACTATATGATTCACTATTTTGATATGCGGCAACAACAAGTAAAAGTATTGGCAGAAATGTCTGTCGATTTAAGTGTCTGTTCTTTACCAACCAAACAAAACCAAATTTTAGCGAGATTATTTCAACAGACTGCAGAACAATTGCATGAAAGTAATCCAGTGATAGACTTAACGAAAGATATTACTTCATTGTTATCAGATTTTAGAGACAGTGCATTGCCAAAGACTCGAGAAGAATTTGAAAATAGAGCTGCTTTATTTGTACTCTTAAATGATTTTACTCGATTTATCCAAATCAAAAAAGATTTTTTTGAACAACAATAG
- a CDS encoding ABC transporter ATP-binding protein, with protein sequence MSLLEVKQLTKNFGGLSAVSMVNMELGDNELVGLIGPNGAGKTTLFNLLTGVYEPTEGVIDLEVDGEKTSLIKQKTYNITAMGLGRTFQNIRLFKDLTVLENVLIGMHEKNKVGTIASIFRTPQYYAAEESMRKEAIELLKLFNLETKVEELAKNLPYGEQRRLEIVRALATKPKILFLDEPAAGMNPQETANLTSLIRQVHKDFKLTILLIEHDMSLVMDVCERIYVLEYGRMIAHGSPEEIKNNEAVIKAYLGGE encoded by the coding sequence ATGAGTTTATTAGAAGTAAAACAGCTGACTAAAAATTTCGGCGGTCTTTCTGCTGTATCAATGGTCAATATGGAATTAGGAGACAATGAACTAGTCGGACTGATTGGACCAAATGGAGCAGGCAAAACAACCCTTTTTAACTTACTGACAGGAGTCTATGAGCCGACTGAAGGGGTTATTGATCTGGAAGTGGACGGGGAAAAAACTTCTTTAATTAAACAAAAAACGTATAACATCACAGCCATGGGGTTAGGAAGAACATTTCAAAATATCCGCTTATTTAAAGATTTGACGGTTTTAGAAAATGTCTTGATCGGGATGCATGAAAAAAATAAAGTTGGCACAATAGCGAGTATCTTCAGAACACCACAATATTATGCAGCAGAAGAAAGCATGCGCAAAGAAGCTATTGAACTTTTAAAACTGTTTAATTTAGAAACTAAAGTAGAAGAATTAGCAAAAAACTTGCCTTATGGGGAACAAAGGCGTCTAGAGATCGTTCGTGCATTGGCAACTAAACCAAAAATCTTGTTTTTAGATGAACCAGCAGCAGGGATGAATCCTCAAGAGACAGCTAATTTGACCTCGTTAATTCGACAAGTCCATAAAGATTTTAAACTTACGATTTTATTGATTGAACATGACATGTCTTTAGTTATGGATGTGTGCGAACGTATTTATGTATTAGAATACGGTAGAATGATTGCTCATGGATCACCTGAGGAAATCAAAAATAACGAAGCAGTTATCAAAGCTTATTTAGGTGGTGAGTAG
- a CDS encoding FUSC family protein encodes MKIGNYRIGMRTLKTGIAVGLCILLFHILDRELPMIAALAAVFGLREDWQTSLKFGKTRILGNSIGAIFAAMLVVIQQFAGWPFWIELIGVPLGVILIIIFCDLTNYNAGIIGANAAFLIIYFTIPMDETVIYALARVLDTFIGTFIAILVNRLIPGGPKPTDKLQP; translated from the coding sequence ATGAAAATTGGAAATTACCGAATCGGCATGCGAACATTAAAAACAGGAATAGCCGTTGGACTATGCATTCTTTTATTTCATATTCTTGATAGAGAACTGCCAATGATTGCCGCATTGGCAGCTGTTTTTGGTTTACGAGAAGATTGGCAGACAAGCTTGAAGTTTGGAAAAACTAGAATTCTTGGAAATTCAATTGGTGCTATTTTCGCTGCTATGTTAGTAGTGATTCAACAATTCGCCGGTTGGCCTTTTTGGATAGAGTTAATTGGCGTCCCACTTGGGGTCATTCTTATTATTATTTTTTGTGATCTCACAAATTACAATGCAGGAATTATAGGAGCAAACGCTGCTTTTCTAATTATTTACTTCACCATACCAATGGATGAAACTGTCATTTATGCATTGGCGCGAGTTCTTGATACTTTTATTGGAACGTTTATTGCTATCTTAGTCAATCGACTGATACCTGGCGGGCCAAAACCAACCGATAAGCTGCAGCCCTAG
- a CDS encoding ABC transporter substrate-binding protein, with product MKKRLVMGIAALSLLATACSATGSGSDTDKIKIGSMFEKTGEVSAYGTAEANAVNLAVKEINENGGILDKEIDLIEYDTKSDTTEAASVATKLATQDEVAVIVGPATTGAVKASTPAVTRAGVSLVTPSGTDDSLTLDENGNVQPNIFRTSFQDSFQGIALAEFATNELDAEKAVIIGDSSSDYALGLTKAFKGAFEGEIVAEENFTADDTDFNAILTRIKDLDFEFIYLPGYYNQAGLIIKQAREMGITQPILGADGFGNQALLELAGVDNVDNVYYSAHYSPNSDDSQVTDFIAAYKEEYDVEPDMFAALAYDTVYLVAQAIEESGEASTEAITKALEDIAEFDGVTGTFSFDEDHNPVKSTLVIELQDGVEVGNTEVTP from the coding sequence ATGAAAAAAAGATTAGTAATGGGGATTGCAGCTCTTTCATTATTGGCTACGGCGTGTAGCGCTACTGGAAGCGGAAGTGATACAGATAAAATCAAAATTGGATCAATGTTTGAAAAAACAGGTGAGGTTTCAGCCTATGGAACTGCTGAAGCAAATGCAGTGAATTTAGCAGTTAAAGAGATTAATGAAAATGGCGGGATCTTAGATAAAGAAATTGATCTAATTGAATACGATACAAAATCAGATACTACTGAGGCGGCTAGTGTAGCAACGAAATTAGCAACTCAAGACGAAGTAGCTGTAATTGTGGGACCAGCAACGACTGGTGCTGTTAAGGCTTCGACTCCTGCAGTAACAAGAGCTGGTGTAAGTCTGGTTACTCCTTCTGGGACAGATGACAGCTTAACTCTTGATGAAAATGGTAACGTACAACCAAATATTTTCCGTACATCATTCCAAGATTCTTTCCAAGGAATTGCCTTAGCAGAATTTGCAACAAACGAATTAGATGCTGAAAAAGCGGTAATCATTGGAGATAGCTCAAGTGATTATGCATTAGGACTAACTAAAGCCTTTAAAGGAGCTTTTGAAGGGGAAATCGTTGCGGAAGAAAACTTCACTGCTGATGATACAGATTTCAATGCAATCTTAACGCGTATCAAGGATCTTGATTTTGAATTCATTTACTTGCCGGGTTACTACAACCAAGCAGGGTTGATCATCAAGCAAGCTCGTGAAATGGGAATTACGCAACCTATCTTAGGTGCAGATGGTTTTGGGAACCAAGCATTGCTTGAATTAGCTGGAGTAGATAATGTCGATAACGTTTATTACTCAGCACATTATTCACCAAATAGTGATGACTCTCAAGTAACAGATTTTATTGCAGCTTATAAAGAAGAGTACGATGTTGAACCAGACATGTTTGCAGCTCTTGCCTATGATACTGTTTATCTAGTAGCTCAAGCGATTGAAGAATCTGGAGAAGCATCTACAGAAGCAATCACTAAAGCATTGGAAGATATTGCTGAATTTGATGGTGTGACAGGTACATTTTCATTTGATGAAGATCACAATCCTGTAAAATCAACTTTAGTGATTGAATTACAAGATGGAGTCGAAGTAGGAAATACAGAAGTTACTCCTTAA
- a CDS encoding branched-chain amino acid ABC transporter permease, which produces MKQFNKKNLGWLIFIAAIYILIQLGTSLGIINAFYEITLMTILINVILATGLNLIIGFSGQFSLGHAGFMAIGAYCTGIVSIKYPTVLGLIGGILLGIIIASLVALLVGIPTLRLKGDYLAIATLGVAEIIRIVILNMNDLTNGAAGLSGIPFIANWQITFAFIVISLIVIMNYIKSSPGRATISIREDEIAAESMGINTTKYKIIAFVLGAASAAIAGGLHASYFSVIRPSDFTFMKSVDILIIVVFGGLGSMTGSVVAAIVLGILNIYLQPFGQLRMIIYSVALVAIMVFKPSGLLGTKEFTISGLLDRKNKKSSVKEGEAE; this is translated from the coding sequence ATGAAACAATTTAATAAGAAAAATCTTGGTTGGCTCATTTTTATTGCAGCCATTTATATTCTCATTCAACTAGGTACAAGCTTAGGCATTATTAATGCTTTTTATGAAATCACTTTGATGACGATTTTGATCAATGTGATTTTAGCTACAGGTTTAAATTTAATTATTGGTTTTTCAGGACAATTTTCACTAGGGCATGCTGGTTTTATGGCTATTGGGGCTTATTGTACTGGTATTGTCAGTATCAAATACCCGACTGTATTAGGTCTTATTGGTGGAATCTTATTAGGGATCATTATAGCCAGCTTGGTTGCTTTATTAGTGGGCATTCCTACGCTGCGTTTAAAAGGAGATTATCTAGCGATTGCCACTTTAGGTGTTGCAGAAATTATTCGTATTGTCATTTTGAATATGAATGACCTGACAAACGGAGCTGCTGGATTAAGTGGGATTCCTTTTATAGCGAATTGGCAGATCACCTTTGCTTTTATCGTGATTTCTTTAATCGTTATTATGAATTATATTAAAAGCAGTCCAGGAAGAGCCACGATTTCTATTCGTGAAGATGAGATCGCAGCGGAATCTATGGGAATCAATACGACGAAATATAAAATCATCGCTTTTGTTCTAGGGGCAGCATCTGCAGCAATAGCTGGCGGATTGCACGCTTCTTATTTCAGCGTTATCCGACCATCCGATTTTACCTTTATGAAATCTGTTGATATTTTAATCATTGTTGTGTTTGGCGGATTAGGAAGTATGACAGGGAGTGTAGTGGCTGCTATCGTACTTGGTATTTTAAATATTTATTTGCAGCCTTTTGGACAGTTGAGAATGATCATCTATTCAGTTGCCCTAGTTGCGATTATGGTATTTAAACCTTCCGGATTATTGGGAACAAAAGAATTTACCATCTCTGGATTATTAGACCGCAAAAACAAAAAAAGTTCTGTGAAAGAGGGGGAAGCAGAATGA
- a CDS encoding branched-chain amino acid ABC transporter permease produces the protein MEAFLQQLINGLSLGSIYALIALGYTMVYGIIKLINFAHGDIYMVGAFVGYTAINSLHLSFLPALILSMVFCAVLGVAIERIAYKPLRNATRVAALITAIGMSYLLQNGMIYLVGSETRAFPQVIKNKIYEFMGLQVSQTQILIFATTIILMLALQLIVQKTKMGKAMRAVSTDADAARLMGINVDNVISFTFALGSSLAGAAGVLVGLYYNSIEPMMGYAPGLKAFIAAVLGGIGIIPGAMFGGFTIGIIETLVSGYGGSLIKDAVVYLILIVILIFKPSGLLGKNVKEKV, from the coding sequence ATGGAAGCATTTTTACAACAATTGATTAACGGACTTTCTTTAGGAAGTATTTACGCCTTAATAGCATTAGGATACACCATGGTATATGGCATTATTAAATTAATAAACTTTGCTCATGGAGATATTTATATGGTAGGAGCATTTGTTGGGTATACAGCGATCAATTCTTTACATCTCAGTTTTTTACCGGCACTGATCCTCTCCATGGTTTTTTGTGCCGTTTTGGGAGTAGCAATTGAGAGAATTGCCTACAAACCTTTACGTAATGCTACTCGTGTGGCTGCTTTGATTACAGCTATTGGAATGTCTTATTTATTGCAAAATGGCATGATTTATTTAGTTGGTTCAGAAACAAGAGCTTTCCCGCAAGTGATTAAAAATAAAATATATGAATTTATGGGATTACAAGTTAGTCAAACACAGATTCTGATTTTTGCTACAACAATTATCCTCATGTTAGCTTTACAGCTTATTGTTCAAAAAACAAAAATGGGCAAAGCAATGCGAGCTGTCAGTACGGATGCAGATGCAGCTCGTTTGATGGGTATCAATGTCGATAACGTGATTTCATTTACGTTTGCATTGGGTTCTTCATTAGCAGGCGCAGCAGGAGTTTTAGTCGGGTTGTATTACAACTCGATCGAACCGATGATGGGATATGCTCCAGGGTTGAAAGCCTTTATAGCTGCCGTATTAGGTGGAATAGGTATTATACCTGGAGCGATGTTTGGAGGATTTACAATTGGTATCATTGAAACACTCGTAAGTGGATATGGCGGTTCGCTGATAAAAGATGCCGTAGTTTACTTGATTTTGATTGTTATTCTTATCTTTAAACCATCAGGATTGCTTGGTAAAAATGTAAAAGAGAAAGTGTAG
- a CDS encoding GNAT family N-acetyltransferase gives MLRLIKPDKKYEKPYKEMMNEWYSVNEKIVPYSIRRLDYRNFDDYLKEFEEEKKGCLYGGVPATTLWAYDDEREIIVGAVNIRHWLNEELLKNGGHIGDGIRPSERRKGYATKIISLALEECKKMSIKRVLMVCYKDNVGSAKSIINNGGILENELMNEDGTIDQRYWIDLER, from the coding sequence ATGTTAAGGTTAATTAAACCAGATAAAAAATATGAGAAGCCATATAAAGAAATGATGAATGAATGGTATAGTGTGAACGAAAAAATTGTACCTTACAGTATACGAAGATTAGATTATAGAAATTTTGATGATTATTTGAAGGAATTTGAGGAAGAAAAAAAAGGTTGCTTATACGGTGGTGTACCAGCAACTACATTATGGGCATATGATGATGAACGTGAAATTATTGTAGGAGCTGTAAATATCAGACATTGGCTGAATGAAGAACTGCTTAAAAATGGTGGACATATAGGCGATGGAATTAGACCATCGGAGAGAAGAAAAGGTTATGCTACAAAAATAATCAGTTTAGCATTAGAAGAATGCAAAAAAATGTCTATTAAAAGAGTTCTTATGGTCTGTTATAAAGATAATGTAGGATCAGCAAAAAGTATAATTAATAATGGGGGTATTCTTGAAAATGAATTAATGAATGAAGATGGCACTATTGATCAACGTTATTGGATTGACTTAGAAAGATAA
- a CDS encoding ABC transporter ATP-binding protein, with product MLKVKDLSVYYGVIQATKEINFEVNEGEIVSLIGANGAGKSTVLKAISGLHRPKSGEILFKDRPIHKDTTRKIVQLGISQVPEGRHVFKGMTVIENLEMGAFLRKDKNEIQKDLKMVFDRFPILEERKKQDTATLSGGEQQMVAMGRALMSRPKLLLLDEPSMGLAPIFIKEIFNIIKMINTQGTTVLLIEQNAKVALEIANRGYVLETGKVVQTGTGKELLASDEVQKAYLGG from the coding sequence ATGTTAAAAGTAAAAGATTTATCCGTTTATTATGGTGTTATTCAAGCGACTAAGGAAATTAATTTTGAAGTTAACGAAGGTGAGATCGTTTCTCTTATTGGAGCTAATGGTGCTGGTAAATCAACAGTATTGAAAGCAATATCAGGTTTGCATCGTCCAAAATCGGGTGAAATACTCTTTAAAGATCGTCCAATCCATAAAGATACTACGCGGAAAATCGTCCAATTGGGTATCTCTCAAGTCCCTGAAGGCAGACATGTCTTCAAAGGGATGACTGTAATAGAGAATTTAGAAATGGGCGCTTTTCTAAGAAAAGATAAAAATGAGATCCAAAAAGACTTGAAAATGGTATTTGATCGTTTTCCTATATTAGAAGAACGAAAAAAGCAAGATACAGCAACGTTATCTGGTGGAGAACAACAAATGGTCGCCATGGGAAGAGCCTTAATGTCTAGACCGAAGCTGTTGCTATTGGATGAACCTTCAATGGGATTAGCACCTATATTTATCAAAGAAATTTTCAACATCATTAAAATGATCAACACACAAGGAACGACTGTATTATTGATTGAACAAAATGCAAAAGTAGCTCTAGAAATTGCTAATCGCGGGTACGTATTGGAAACAGGTAAAGTTGTTCAAACAGGTACAGGAAAAGAATTACTAGCAAGTGATGAAGTACAGAAAGCTTATTTGGGAGGTTAG